The genomic region CATTGTGAGGTCTCCTTTTGGGGCGGACACTTCCATGCTGGGGCGCTGGGTTCAACCGGTATTATCGTTTAGGCGATCACGCTTCGCCGCTGCGCCAGGTAGATGTGATCGCAGGCCAATACAGTCTCGCCGCGCTGGTTGAGCACACGCACCTGCTCGGTAATCCGACCGTGATCGGCACGCTTTGGGTCAGGCTCGAGCCCGGTAATCGTCAGCTCGGAATGGATGGTGTCGCCAATAAACACCGGCTTGGGAAAGCGCAGGCGTTCATAGCCATAGGAAAAGGCCAGGGGATTGATCTCGCTGGCAGTCAGCCCGATGCCGATGGCAAAGGTCATCGTGCCATGCGCAATGCGCTGCCCCCATGGCGAGTCCTTCATCGCCTCGGCGTCCATGTGGTGGGGAAAAAAATCCCCGGTATGGCCGGCATGGACCACGAAATCGGTCTCGGTAATGGTGCGGCCATAGGTCTTGCGAACCTCGCCCAGCACGTAGTCCTCAAAGTGACGAGGGCGTTCCATCAATGGCTCTCTCTGAATAATGCGTTGAGGGCGGCAACGATGTCACTTGCCGCCTCGCGGTCTTGCCGGCCCGCATTGAGGCGCCGGGCGGCGGCATCCTGAAATGCCATGTAGCCGTCATGGCGGGGTCGCAGCCAACCGCCCTGCATGCTGGCGCGCGTGGCGCGATAGAAATCGGCCGTAGCGGCATTGATCGCGTCGTCTTCCCACGCCAGTCCATGACCGGGCTGGCCCCCCGCACCAGCATAGATCGAGCGCTGGATCGCTTCGCTGGCCACCCAATAGGCGTAGCCGATAGCGGCCTCCTGATGGCTGGAGAAAGCCGATACGGCAATACCGGTGCCGCCTACCGCCGAGCCAATCGGCCCGCGCGATCCGGCGACCGGGATATCGGCAAATTTCAGCTTGTGCGGCCGGAAGCCGTCCAGGGCGTAGCTGACATAGCCATAGCCCAGCGGCATCAGCGCAAACTGATCGCCGCTTGCCATGGCCTCTGAAGCGGCGATGGGGTCCATCGCATACTGGTCCGGCGCGATATGGTCGGTGACCTGGCGCAGGGTTTCGATCACCCGCACGCCGTCCTTTTCCGGAATGAGTTCGTCGCCTTGCGTCGCGCAGGGCGTGCCCAGATTGCCGGCCAGGGTATAAAAGCTCATCAGCGAATGCGGCGCCCGCATGGGCAGAATGACACGACCGGCCTTGGCCAGTTCGACTACCTCGGTCCAGCTCTTGGCGGGTCCGTCCAGCAGGTCGGGGCGATAGGCCTGAACCTGCGCCGCCGCATCGATCGGAAAGGCCCATTGGTGCCCGGCATAGTCGTAGCTGGCAAAGGATGGACCAACGCTGTGGCTGGCCATGGCGGCCCTTTCGGCCTCGCGGCCGGCAACATCCAGCGGCGCCAGGCAGCCTTCCTTGGTGATCTGCCCGACATGGGGATGATCGATCACGATCAGATCATATTGCCGCGCCAGTTCCTCGACGGGAAAGGACTCGAAATCCTGCAGGCTGCGCTTGTCCCAGATGATCTGCACGCCCGTCTGTTCCTGCCAGGCTCTGGCGGTGGCGACCATCGGATCAAAGCCGCGTGGGTGGTCCCAGGTCATGCCCTTCAAAGTAATCAAAGTCCGAACTCCGCGCGGATCTTGGCGCTCTGCTCACCGATCAATGGCGCAGCGCGATGGGTGCGGGCCCGCTGACCATTGACCCGCAATGGGGAGCGCGTGGTGGCAATGGAAACATTGTCTTCGCGCGTGACCGTCTGCAGCATGTCGAGCGCCTTGAAACCCTCGCTGGCCAGCAGTTCGGGCCAGTCGAGCACCTTGGCACACCAGATATCGGCGGGTTCAAGGATACTCAGCCAGTGCGCGGTGGGTTGGGTGACCAATTGGTCGGCGATGATCTGCTTGATCGCGTCGCGCTGGCTGAACCAGCTCTTGGGATCACTGAACTGGCCCAGCGCCTCAATGCCCAGCAGGCTCTGCAATCTGGGCAATGGGGTCATGGCGATCGCCAGATAGCCGTCAGCGGTGGGGTAAACCCCATAGGGCGCTGACAGATAGGCATGGGCCGAACGATATTCGCTGCGCTTGGGCGTGCGCCGACCGTCATTGAGATGGGTGGTCAGCACTTCAAACTGGAAGTCCACCAGCACTTCAAGCAGGCTGGTTTCGATGTGGGCCCCCTGACCATTCATGCCCCGCCGTACCAGCGCTGCCAGAACGCCCTGCGCCACGGCGGCGCCAGCCAGCATGTCGGCAATCGCCAGACCAAATGGCACCGGGCCCTGATCATCATCGCCATTGAGCCACATCACGCCCGAGCGGGCCTGCGCCAGCAAATCCTGGCCCGGCCGGTCCACCCATGGACCTTCCCCGCCATAGCCGGTGATCGAGGCGTAAACGATGGCAGGGTTGATCGCCTTGACCGCCGCATAGTCCAGCCCCAACCGCTCGATCACGCCTGGCCGGAAGTTCTGCAATACCACATCGGCCTTGGCCAACAGCTTGCGCAGGGCGGCGACATCGTCGGGGTTCTTCAGGTCGAGCGCCAAGCTTTCCTTGGACCGGTTGATGGCGTGAAAGATCGTTGAATCGCCGCCGATTTCGGTGTCGCTGAGATAGAGCCGGCGACTGAGATCGCCGCCATCGGGGCGTTCGATCTTGATCACTCGCGCCCCCAGATCCTGCAGCCGCAGGCTGGCATAGGGGCCCGAAAGGAACTGGCACATATCGATGACCACAAGGCCATCAAGCAGGGGAGTTTCGGTCATGGTCACTCCTTCGTCTGGCCGACGAAGTCTTCCGGTTTGCGGTATTTGACGGTCTGGATATGTTCGCAATAGAGCACCAGCTCACCTTCGCCCTTGAACACCTCATAGGATGCCCGGCAAAGGCCCAGCTCTTTGTATTTGGGGTGTTTTTCGAGATTTGTGCGGATGGTGTAGATGGTGTCGCCGATAAAGGTCGGCTTGATGAAACGCAGCTTGTCATAGCCATAGCTGAAGGCGTTCACGCAATTGGTCGCCACCAGCCCGAGCCCGGCCGAGAAAACGAAGGCTCCGGCCACCAGCCGCTTGCCGAACTGCCCTTCACTGGTCGCGAAGATATCGTCGGCCACATAAGGGTGCATGTCGGTGACCAGAGCGTTGAACGTCATGCTCTCGCCCTCCGAAATGGTCCGGCGCAGCGAGCGGATCTGATGACCCGTTTCCCAGTCCTCGTAGAACCAGTTTTCGCTGTTCCACACCGGGATGTCGGCATGCTCGGCCGGCATCGTCGTGGGATGGGTTGAGGAATGGCCGATGGTGCTCATGGTGTCGCCTTGATTGGCGTCGCCGGGCTGGCGGCGGACTGAAAGGCGGCTTCAACCAGCGCCATGGTGTGCCAGGCGTCTTCCACCGAGGTCAGGAGTGTCTTGTCCTCGCCGGCGGCAAAGCGCTGCAGATTGCTCATCGTGCCGATAAAGGCATGCGGGAACCAGCCGCCGTCTAGGCTAACCTGTTGCCAGTCTTCGCCCTTTTGGGCGATCCACAGCTCGTCGGGTTCGCCTTCGGGGTAGTTCAGCAGCAGGCCCAGCTTGATCATCGCGGCGCCCCTGGTGCCCTCGAAGCGGAAACTGGCATCCTGGAACTTGCGGCCAAAATCGTGGTGGTGGTTGATGCTCAGCGTGGTGCGGACGCCATCATCAAAATCGATCAGTGCGCTGGTGCGCGTCTGCGCCAACTCGGTCGAGGGATGGCCCATGGTCCGCGCGTGAATGCCGCTTGGATTGCCCAGAAATGCCCGGATCAGGTCGAGATAATGGATGGAGTGCACGGCGATTTCGACCCGCGGCATGCCATTGAGAAACGGAAACAAATGCCAGGGCGTCACCAGATTGAGATGCACCTCGGTATCGATCAGATCGCCCAGATAGCCGCGGCTTATGGCGTCGCGCACCGCCAGCATCATCGGCGCAAAGCGCAGCTGGAAATTGACGGCCGCCACGAGATGTTTGTCGCGGCACAGCTTGAGGATGGCGCTGGCCTCGGCCAGATCGCGGCCCATGGGTTTTTGCAGTAGCACGCTAGCGCCGTCGGGCAGCTTGGGCAGCACGCTCAGATGGGCGGCGGGAGGCAAGGCCAGGTCATAGACCGCATTGGGCGTTGCGATGGCCTCGTCCAGCGTGGCGAAGGCGGTAATGTTCCATTTGGCCGCCAGAGCCCTGGCCTTGTCCCCGTCAATGTCGAACACGCCAGCGACCGTGAAACCGGCCATCTCATAAGCGGGTAGATGGGCATCATTGACGATGCCGCCCGCCCCGATGATGACGATCGGGCGTGGCGCGCTCGGTTTTGGCCAGCTTTGCTGCAGGCTGGAAACATCGATGGGCACGATTGCCCTCCTCCTCGCGACGCGCTTAGCGTCATTCTTATGTGAATATTCTTTTCACATGCGAGTTGAAGTGACAAGTCCGGATGCCAAAGCTCACCATCATTGCACTGCGAATCTGCCGTCTGCGCCGCCCCATAACGGCTAGTGCGCTATCCCCCTTATCCCCCCTGGCCCCCAAAAAAGCGTCAGCGGCGCCGGAGGTGCCGCCGATGTGGTGCTCAGTTTGATCCACGATCAGTCGAGGTGGAAAACTTCTTCGGTGCTGGCCCACCAGTCGCCCTCGGCCCGGCTCTCCAGCGGGGACTGCATCGGCATGCAGACGTCCCACCATTCCTGTGTCCGCGGATCGGCCGCCATGGCGGCCATATCGGCGTCGTGGTCGCTGCCGGAATATTCGTAATAGGCGAACAGCAAATTCTCCGGTTCGCGCAGGAAGATCGAGTAGTTCGAGATATTGCTCGCCTTGATCTGCGCCAGCACATCGGGCCAGACCGCGGCATGCACCCGCTTATATTCAGCGATCTGTTCGGGCTTGAGCCCAATAACGGCACCATAACGTCGCATTGTTTTGACCTCCTCCATTCGCGCGCCGTGGTCCTAGACCTTGTAGATCCGCTCCGCATTGAGGTGCAGCAGCCTGGCCTTCTCGTCGTCGCTGGCACCCTTGATGATCTCGTGGGTGGCCTGGACCCAGCGGGTCAGCGAGCCGGTCAGCGTCACCACAGGATGGTCGGACCCCCACACCACGCGATCCCAGCCGAAGCTTTCAATGATGTGCTCGACATAGGGGCGGATGGTGTCGACGCTCCAGTCGGCCCCCGAATAGGCGACAATGCCTGAAACCTTGGCCATCACATTGGGCACCTTGGCGATATTGCTGATGTGCGCGCGCCACGGGTCAAGCCCGCCGCCGGTCACATCGGGCACGCCGCAATGGTCCAGCACGAAGGTTACGTCAGGCGCCCGCTCGGCCAGCATCTGGCCAATCGGTAACTGGTCGGCGCGCACGCACAGATCAAAGCTCAGATCGTAATCGGGCAGATGGCGAATGTTCTCGACGAACAGGTCGGACTGGCTCAGATCGTCTGGCATCTGATGCAGGATGCGGCGCACGCCCTTGACGTGAGCATGTTCGCTAAGCTGCTCAATCTGATCGACAAAATTCATGTGCTCCGGGCGGCAGCCGGCAATGGCGCCGACCACGCGGGGCAGGGTGAGGACGAACTCGCTCTCGCCCAGCAGATCGGCCTCAGCGACATCGACTTCCATATGCAGCGCCGACTCGATGCCCAGCGGGAGCGCTTCGGCGAAATAGTCCTCGACCGTCCAGGGCTTGTTGATTGCCGGCGCATCCGAAAGCCAAGGGTAGTCAAAACGGTCGGGATAGACCAGGTGCAGATGGGTGTCGAGAATGCGCATATCGGGTCCTCCTAGGCGCTCAGCGTCGAGCGCTGTGAAATTTCGCGGCTGGATTGCAGCAGCAGCGAGAGTGTCTGTGGGACATGGGGTACATCGAGCTTGTCCAGCCGTTGCGAATAGGGGCAGGTCAGCACCGCAATGACGCCCCCGAGCGGCCCAAAGATCGGCGCTGACAGATTCTGGACGCCAGCGGTCTGGGCGCTGGGCATGTTTTCATAACCCTGCTCGCGCACGCCCTCGAGCCGCGCCTCGAGCCCGCGTGGCATAGTCTCGACACTGCCCAGCCGCCGTTCTTCCAGCATCAGCGCGCGTTCTTCGGCGCTGGCATAGGCCAGAAAAACATGGCCCGAGCCGGTATTGATCAGGCTGATGCGGCTGCCGACACGGATCGACACGTTCCAGTAGCCGGGCCCGTCGACCTGCGCGATGACGACCAGAATATTGCGATCCTGCACCACCAGATGACAGGCCTGTTCAGCCTGCAGCGCGAACCGGCGCATCACCGGCATGGCCTGGCTGATCAGTCGGTGCGTGGGGGGGCGCGCATGGCCCAGCTCAAACAGTTTGAGCGTGATTTCATAGCGGTCTTCGGGGGTGCGGCGCACATAATCGCGGCGCACCAGCCGGTCCAGCATGCGGTAGATTTCATTGGGCGTGCGGTCGAGCGCCTTGGCGATTTCAGCCTGGCTCAGCCCGTCGGCCGTTCCGGCCAGCAGCTCAAGGATATCCAGCCCCTTGTCCAGCGCCGGAGCGCGGTAGCGGTCCCCATCATCTTCAGTCGCCACGCCTCACCGCCCTTTCGCTCTCTTGTCGCATCCTGGCCCCACTGGCTAACACACTGTTAGCACCGAGCGGCACCTTTGGCGCCTTTGTCGTGCTTTTGACCACCAGCTTTGAACGCGTCCTGCCGAGCCCTGCCTCAACCCGCCAGACGACACTTTACGCCGCGCCAGCCGGTTGACGACCCCGCGAGCTTCGTGCTTACCTACGAATAGACTTTTCACATATGGATGATCAAGCCGCAAAACGGGGCACCATTTGAAAGGTCCTTGGAGGAAAACAATGGCAACCAAGTTTCTGGCCAGGGCGCTCCTGGCATCGTGCGCGTTGGCGACCCTGTCGGGCGCGGCGATCGCTCAAGACTTCGACTACGGCTCGTTCCCCGATTACACCCTCAAGGTGAAACTGATCGGCGGCACGCAGTACGAAAAGCTCTACACGCGTATTCCAGAGTGGGAGGCGCTGACTGGCGCCAAGGTCGAGATCGTCTCGTCCAAGAACCACTTCGACCTTGATCGCGAGATCAAGCAGGACATCGCCACCGGCCAGATCACCTGGTGCGTCGGCTCCAACCACACCAGCTTCGCACCACAATACGGCGATCTGTATGTCGACCTGTCGACCATGATCCCGGCTGAAGAACTGGCCAAATACGTCCCGGGCACCCTCAAGTCTGCCATGGTCGATGGCCGTCTGGTGCAACTGCCCCGCGTGACCGACGTGTCGAACCTGTATTACCGCAAGGACCTCTATGAGGACCCGGCCAATATGGAGGCCTACAAGGCCGAGTTCGGCGCCGATCTGGCACCGCCCAAGACCTTTGAGGAGTTCAAGCAGCAGATCATCTTCTTTGCTGATCCGCCAAACCTGTACGGCACGGCCTTTGCGGGCAAGGACGAAGGCATGTCCGGCCGCTTCATGGAAATCCTGCGCGCCAATGGCGGCGATCTGTTCGACGCCGACTGGAACCCGATCTTCAATTCGCCAGAAGGCGTTGATGCGCTCAACTGGTTCAAAGACATCTATGATGCCGGCGGCGTGCCAGCCGGTACCGTGAACTACACCTGGGATGATATCGGTCAGGCCATGGCCGCTGGCCAGCTGGCGGTCGATCTTGACTGGCCGGGCTTTGCCGGCTTCTACAGCGATCCGGCCGCCTCCAAGATCTCTGACGTGCTCGGCTTTGCCGTGTCGCCAGTTGGTTCTGCCGGCGTGCGTGGCGGCTGGTCCGGTTCGCACTCCTTCTCGGTCACTGAAGCTTGTGACAACAAGGAAGCTGCGACCTCACTCGCCGTTTTCCTGACCAATGACGAAAGCGAAATGATGGAAGCTCAGGCCGGCAATCTGCCGACCCGCTCCAAGACCTTCGACGAAGTCATCACCTATTTCAACGAGAACGGCAAAACCGCTCTCGCCGAAATGTTCCCGATCTGGCAGGCCAGCCTGGCCGATGCCCGCACGCCACCATTGATCCCCCAGTGGATCGAGGTGTCCAACGTGCTCTGGCCACAGTTGCAGGCTGCCATCGTGGGTGAGAAGACCCCACAGGAAGCACTCGACAAGGCCGCCGATGAAGCCCGCATGATCCTTGAAGATGCCGGTATCCTCTAGCTGACTCTGTGCTGCCCGGTTCGCCGGGCAGCATCCCTCCCGAGTCTGGCTCGGGACCCGGGACCCGCAAGGCCCTTGCCGTAAACATGTTCAGCCAGATGCTGGCATGCATTGTTCTGGTTTGTTTATTTTAGTCGCCTTCCCCCGCGGGGGGGAAGCAAGGGTGGGGGTCCTTTCCGTGGCTACCGACGTCCAAATACCGCCACGTGCCCGCTGGAGCGAAGGCTTTGCCGCCTTTTTCCGTTCGCCGCGCGCCGTGCCCTATCTGC from Devosia litorisediminis harbors:
- a CDS encoding MaoC/PaaZ C-terminal domain-containing protein: MERPRHFEDYVLGEVRKTYGRTITETDFVVHAGHTGDFFPHHMDAEAMKDSPWGQRIAHGTMTFAIGIGLTASEINPLAFSYGYERLRFPKPVFIGDTIHSELTITGLEPDPKRADHGRITEQVRVLNQRGETVLACDHIYLAQRRSVIA
- a CDS encoding extracellular solute-binding protein translates to MTWDHPRGFDPMVATARAWQEQTGVQIIWDKRSLQDFESFPVEELARQYDLIVIDHPHVGQITKEGCLAPLDVAGREAERAAMASHSVGPSFASYDYAGHQWAFPIDAAAQVQAYRPDLLDGPAKSWTEVVELAKAGRVILPMRAPHSLMSFYTLAGNLGTPCATQGDELIPEKDGVRVIETLRQVTDHIAPDQYAMDPIAASEAMASGDQFALMPLGYGYVSYALDGFRPHKLKFADIPVAGSRGPIGSAVGGTGIAVSAFSSHQEAAIGYAYWVASEAIQRSIYAGAGGQPGHGLAWEDDAINAATADFYRATRASMQGGWLRPRHDGYMAFQDAAARRLNAGRQDREAASDIVAALNALFRESH
- a CDS encoding CaiB/BaiF CoA transferase family protein: MTETPLLDGLVVIDMCQFLSGPYASLRLQDLGARVIKIERPDGGDLSRRLYLSDTEIGGDSTIFHAINRSKESLALDLKNPDDVAALRKLLAKADVVLQNFRPGVIERLGLDYAAVKAINPAIVYASITGYGGEGPWVDRPGQDLLAQARSGVMWLNGDDDQGPVPFGLAIADMLAGAAVAQGVLAALVRRGMNGQGAHIETSLLEVLVDFQFEVLTTHLNDGRRTPKRSEYRSAHAYLSAPYGVYPTADGYLAIAMTPLPRLQSLLGIEALGQFSDPKSWFSQRDAIKQIIADQLVTQPTAHWLSILEPADIWCAKVLDWPELLASEGFKALDMLQTVTREDNVSIATTRSPLRVNGQRARTHRAAPLIGEQSAKIRAEFGL
- a CDS encoding MaoC family dehydratase, with the protein product MSTIGHSSTHPTTMPAEHADIPVWNSENWFYEDWETGHQIRSLRRTISEGESMTFNALVTDMHPYVADDIFATSEGQFGKRLVAGAFVFSAGLGLVATNCVNAFSYGYDKLRFIKPTFIGDTIYTIRTNLEKHPKYKELGLCRASYEVFKGEGELVLYCEHIQTVKYRKPEDFVGQTKE
- a CDS encoding Gfo/Idh/MocA family protein — protein: MPIDVSSLQQSWPKPSAPRPIVIIGAGGIVNDAHLPAYEMAGFTVAGVFDIDGDKARALAAKWNITAFATLDEAIATPNAVYDLALPPAAHLSVLPKLPDGASVLLQKPMGRDLAEASAILKLCRDKHLVAAVNFQLRFAPMMLAVRDAISRGYLGDLIDTEVHLNLVTPWHLFPFLNGMPRVEIAVHSIHYLDLIRAFLGNPSGIHARTMGHPSTELAQTRTSALIDFDDGVRTTLSINHHHDFGRKFQDASFRFEGTRGAAMIKLGLLLNYPEGEPDELWIAQKGEDWQQVSLDGGWFPHAFIGTMSNLQRFAAGEDKTLLTSVEDAWHTMALVEAAFQSAASPATPIKATP
- a CDS encoding L-rhamnose mutarotase; the protein is MRRYGAVIGLKPEQIAEYKRVHAAVWPDVLAQIKASNISNYSIFLREPENLLFAYYEYSGSDHDADMAAMAADPRTQEWWDVCMPMQSPLESRAEGDWWASTEEVFHLD
- a CDS encoding amidohydrolase family protein, whose amino-acid sequence is MRILDTHLHLVYPDRFDYPWLSDAPAINKPWTVEDYFAEALPLGIESALHMEVDVAEADLLGESEFVLTLPRVVGAIAGCRPEHMNFVDQIEQLSEHAHVKGVRRILHQMPDDLSQSDLFVENIRHLPDYDLSFDLCVRADQLPIGQMLAERAPDVTFVLDHCGVPDVTGGGLDPWRAHISNIAKVPNVMAKVSGIVAYSGADWSVDTIRPYVEHIIESFGWDRVVWGSDHPVVTLTGSLTRWVQATHEIIKGASDDEKARLLHLNAERIYKV
- a CDS encoding IclR family transcriptional regulator, which produces MATEDDGDRYRAPALDKGLDILELLAGTADGLSQAEIAKALDRTPNEIYRMLDRLVRRDYVRRTPEDRYEITLKLFELGHARPPTHRLISQAMPVMRRFALQAEQACHLVVQDRNILVVIAQVDGPGYWNVSIRVGSRISLINTGSGHVFLAYASAEERALMLEERRLGSVETMPRGLEARLEGVREQGYENMPSAQTAGVQNLSAPIFGPLGGVIAVLTCPYSQRLDKLDVPHVPQTLSLLLQSSREISQRSTLSA
- a CDS encoding ABC transporter substrate-binding protein translates to MATKFLARALLASCALATLSGAAIAQDFDYGSFPDYTLKVKLIGGTQYEKLYTRIPEWEALTGAKVEIVSSKNHFDLDREIKQDIATGQITWCVGSNHTSFAPQYGDLYVDLSTMIPAEELAKYVPGTLKSAMVDGRLVQLPRVTDVSNLYYRKDLYEDPANMEAYKAEFGADLAPPKTFEEFKQQIIFFADPPNLYGTAFAGKDEGMSGRFMEILRANGGDLFDADWNPIFNSPEGVDALNWFKDIYDAGGVPAGTVNYTWDDIGQAMAAGQLAVDLDWPGFAGFYSDPAASKISDVLGFAVSPVGSAGVRGGWSGSHSFSVTEACDNKEAATSLAVFLTNDESEMMEAQAGNLPTRSKTFDEVITYFNENGKTALAEMFPIWQASLADARTPPLIPQWIEVSNVLWPQLQAAIVGEKTPQEALDKAADEARMILEDAGIL